One window of Herpetosiphon gulosus genomic DNA carries:
- a CDS encoding cation diffusion facilitator family transporter, whose protein sequence is MNQAITQHHHHDHDHQHGSSWWRSLGEALHLPGFNHDHDHDTAKVVALTGSASHLGIRTIWWSLLLLGLTTVIQVVIYWLSGSVALLGDTVHNFGDALNTLPLLVAFMLARRAATSRYRYGFGRAEDLAGLAIVASMAISAIYIGIEAWQKLLNPTQITQLPWVIAAAIIGFFGNYAVAYLEIRTGKKINSAALIADGKHAQIDALTSLAVLGAAAGAWLGWSLLDPLIGLLMTIIIAGMTWQTARTIWQRLMDAVDPHLIAHVEEAVGSVAEVQSVQQLRARWLGHQLLVDLTVQVVAERSIAETAILRQQLHAQVEQVVQRPVELSVQFMPAK, encoded by the coding sequence ATGAATCAGGCAATAACTCAGCACCATCATCATGATCACGATCATCAGCATGGATCAAGTTGGTGGCGCTCATTAGGTGAGGCCTTGCACTTACCAGGCTTTAACCACGACCATGATCATGATACGGCTAAGGTTGTTGCCTTAACTGGCTCAGCTAGCCACCTAGGGATTCGGACAATTTGGTGGTCGCTGTTGCTATTAGGGCTAACAACGGTTATTCAGGTGGTAATTTACTGGTTGAGTGGCAGTGTGGCGCTGTTGGGTGATACCGTCCACAATTTTGGTGATGCCTTGAATACGTTGCCCCTGTTGGTGGCATTTATGCTAGCACGTCGTGCCGCAACTAGTCGCTATCGCTATGGCTTTGGCCGTGCCGAAGATCTTGCTGGCTTGGCGATTGTGGCTTCAATGGCAATTAGTGCAATCTATATTGGCATTGAAGCATGGCAAAAATTGCTCAATCCAACCCAAATTACCCAATTGCCATGGGTTATAGCGGCGGCTATTATCGGCTTTTTTGGCAATTATGCGGTAGCCTATCTTGAAATTCGAACAGGCAAAAAAATTAATTCAGCGGCGTTGATTGCTGATGGTAAGCATGCCCAAATCGATGCCTTGACCTCGCTGGCAGTGCTAGGCGCGGCAGCTGGGGCTTGGTTAGGCTGGTCATTGCTTGATCCATTAATTGGTTTGCTGATGACAATAATTATTGCTGGTATGACTTGGCAAACCGCCCGCACAATTTGGCAACGCCTGATGGATGCGGTCGATCCGCATTTGATCGCCCATGTTGAAGAAGCAGTTGGTTCGGTTGCTGAAGTTCAGTCAGTCCAACAATTACGAGCACGTTGGTTGGGCCATCAATTATTGGTCGATCTAACGGTACAGGTCGTGGCTGAGCGTTCAATCGCCGAAACCGCAATCCTTCGTCAGCAATTGCACGCGCAGGTTGAGCAGGTGGTGCAGCGGCCAGTGGAGCTGTCGGTGCAATTTATGCCTGCAAAATGA
- a CDS encoding metalloregulator ArsR/SmtB family transcription factor, giving the protein MPEIHPLQTTNQLPSTALHAVVAMFKALSDPTRAQLIYVLTHRTCTVNELSSYVEVSASTVSHHLAKLRDLKLVRTQRVGTQIYYTIDDDHVAGVFREALYHLDHVAAQSYGALANNFEQKEPNQ; this is encoded by the coding sequence ATGCCAGAAATTCATCCATTGCAAACAACCAATCAACTGCCGTCCACTGCTCTGCATGCCGTAGTAGCAATGTTCAAGGCGCTCAGCGACCCAACTCGTGCTCAATTAATCTATGTGCTGACCCATCGTACCTGCACCGTCAACGAATTAAGCAGCTATGTTGAGGTTTCAGCTTCAACCGTCTCGCATCATTTGGCGAAATTGCGCGATTTAAAATTGGTGCGTACCCAGCGGGTTGGCACCCAAATTTATTACACAATTGATGATGATCATGTAGCGGGAGTATTTCGCGAGGCGCTCTACCATCTCGATCATGTGGCTGCCCAAAGTTATGGCGCACTCGCCAACAACTTTGAGCAGAAAGAGCCAAATCAATGA
- the rpe gene encoding ribulose-phosphate 3-epimerase yields the protein MPIGYHAGRAIELTPSILSANFANLGADVQAADQVGCSWIQVDVMDGHFVPNLTFGPPVIQAIRPYFKGTLDVHLMVSNPDALLEEYAKAGANHITVHQEASVHLHRTIQRIHEFGCTAGVALNPATPVSSLEDIIHDLDLVLIMSVNPGFGGQSFIERSLTKIAAVRSLLDQRHHEAVIQVDGGVKPSNIASIVQAGATNLIAGSAFYSPTITPHQAWDAFVAALA from the coding sequence ATGCCAATCGGATACCATGCTGGACGCGCTATCGAACTGACCCCATCGATTTTATCGGCTAATTTTGCCAACCTTGGAGCCGATGTCCAAGCTGCCGATCAAGTCGGTTGTAGCTGGATTCAGGTCGATGTGATGGATGGCCATTTTGTACCCAACCTAACCTTTGGACCACCCGTGATTCAGGCAATTCGGCCTTATTTCAAAGGCACATTGGATGTCCATTTGATGGTCAGCAATCCCGATGCACTGCTCGAAGAATATGCCAAGGCTGGAGCCAACCATATCACAGTGCATCAAGAAGCCAGTGTGCATCTCCATCGCACAATTCAGCGTATCCACGAGTTTGGTTGTACTGCTGGCGTGGCGCTCAATCCAGCAACGCCAGTCAGCAGCCTCGAAGATATCATTCACGATCTCGATTTGGTGCTGATTATGTCGGTCAACCCTGGTTTTGGTGGTCAGAGCTTTATCGAACGCAGCTTGACCAAAATCGCTGCCGTGCGAAGTTTACTCGATCAGCGTCACCATGAAGCGGTAATTCAGGTTGATGGAGGGGTTAAACCCAGCAATATCGCCAGCATCGTCCAGGCAGGCGCGACTAACCTGATTGCAGGCTCGGCTTTTTACTCGCCAACCATCACCCCCCACCAAGCGTGGGATGCCTTTGTCGCCGCTTTAGCATGA
- a CDS encoding SDR family oxidoreductase, with amino-acid sequence MLHGKVAIVTGGAIGIGAATAHLLAKQGATMIIGDINQQAGLATVEQIRSNAGQAYFRHCDVSHEADIQALVQFALDHGGLDIMINNAGIGGQPAPLHLTENHNWQRVLEIDLTGVFWGQKYASQAMLAGGKGGAIVNVASIAGVAGSPNLGPYGVAKAGVIQMSKTGAIELAPAGIRINAVCPGWTETAILDGFEPSIQERLIRSIPLKRMGTPHEIAELIVFLASPAASFITGAEYIIDGGITSM; translated from the coding sequence ATGCTGCACGGGAAAGTTGCGATTGTTACCGGCGGAGCAATTGGAATCGGGGCGGCGACGGCTCATTTGTTAGCCAAACAAGGCGCAACGATGATCATTGGCGATATTAATCAGCAAGCTGGATTAGCAACGGTTGAGCAAATTCGTAGCAATGCAGGCCAAGCCTATTTTCGCCATTGCGATGTTAGCCACGAAGCCGATATTCAGGCCTTAGTGCAATTTGCACTCGATCATGGCGGCTTGGATATTATGATCAACAATGCTGGCATTGGTGGACAGCCCGCACCATTACACTTAACCGAGAATCACAATTGGCAACGCGTGTTAGAAATCGACTTAACTGGCGTATTTTGGGGTCAAAAATATGCCAGCCAAGCCATGCTGGCGGGTGGCAAAGGTGGCGCGATTGTCAATGTCGCCTCGATTGCTGGAGTGGCTGGCTCACCCAACCTTGGACCCTATGGCGTGGCCAAAGCAGGCGTAATCCAAATGAGCAAAACTGGCGCGATTGAACTAGCTCCCGCTGGCATTCGGATCAATGCAGTTTGCCCAGGCTGGACGGAAACCGCCATTTTGGATGGATTCGAGCCAAGCATTCAAGAACGGCTGATTCGCTCGATTCCGCTCAAGCGCATGGGCACGCCTCACGAAATCGCCGAACTGATCGTCTTTTTGGCCTCACCAGCGGCTAGTTTCATCACTGGAGCTGAGTACATTATTGATGGTGGGATTACCAGCATGTAG
- a CDS encoding alpha/beta fold hydrolase, with translation MTEYTIEHQLDNGIERIIYTPQEQRYQTPILMGHGMWHGAWCWQPWQALLAEWGWQSIAFSQPGHGQSPAQRANRWNTLGYYYRTLKAEIERLPIKPIYMGHSMGGALGQWHLAKGGDDLPAMVLVAPWLSHSMRPVFAHVQKLDPWGTLLCWLSLSATPSIRTPKRAAFWFLSDDSIIKPKQLHSQLAPESALVLLQYRWPLWRPAKQVKTPLLWLAAEHDRCIPEQHSRPSAAHYNAEYWVIPKANHDLMFEASYRETAELIHNWLQSVVTGTQHDQHSSLQFQSSAS, from the coding sequence GTGACTGAATATACGATTGAACATCAGCTCGATAACGGCATCGAACGCATCATCTATACGCCTCAAGAACAGCGTTATCAAACTCCAATTTTAATGGGCCATGGGATGTGGCATGGGGCGTGGTGCTGGCAACCATGGCAAGCATTGCTCGCCGAATGGGGTTGGCAAAGCATCGCCTTCAGCCAGCCAGGCCATGGTCAATCGCCAGCGCAACGTGCCAATCGCTGGAATACGCTGGGCTATTATTATCGCACGCTCAAGGCTGAAATCGAGCGTTTGCCAATCAAGCCAATCTACATGGGCCATAGTATGGGTGGCGCTTTAGGCCAGTGGCATCTTGCCAAAGGTGGCGACGATTTGCCAGCAATGGTCTTGGTAGCCCCGTGGCTGAGCCATAGCATGCGCCCAGTTTTTGCCCATGTCCAGAAACTCGACCCATGGGGCACGCTTTTGTGCTGGCTTTCACTCTCGGCAACGCCCAGCATTCGCACGCCCAAACGCGCAGCATTTTGGTTTCTCAGTGACGATTCCATCATCAAGCCCAAGCAATTGCATAGCCAGCTTGCGCCCGAATCGGCATTGGTGTTATTGCAATATCGCTGGCCCTTATGGCGACCAGCTAAACAGGTCAAAACGCCGTTGTTATGGCTCGCCGCCGAGCACGATCGTTGTATTCCCGAACAGCACTCACGGCCTTCGGCGGCCCATTACAATGCCGAATATTGGGTCATTCCCAAGGCCAACCACGATTTAATGTTTGAGGCCTCGTATCGCGAAACTGCCGAATTGATTCATAATTGGTTACAATCTGTTGTTACAGGAACCCAGCATGATCAGCATTCAAGCCTACAATTTCAATCAAGCGCAAGCTAA
- a CDS encoding GNAT family N-acetyltransferase, with amino-acid sequence MISIQAYNFNQAQAKIDQLCHLLIDSVAQGASIGFLPPLSQAVASTYWQAIIGDLQTEQRILLVALQDDQIVGSVQLDLPSKANASHRAEVQKLLVDSQFQRRGIAQQLMHQLEQQAQAQGRWLLVLDTRQGDKAESLYRKLGYQAAGAIPNFAQAADGATHTTIFFYRELEHSV; translated from the coding sequence ATGATCAGCATTCAAGCCTACAATTTCAATCAAGCGCAAGCTAAAATCGACCAATTGTGCCATTTATTAATCGATAGCGTTGCCCAAGGTGCGTCGATCGGCTTTCTGCCACCGCTGAGCCAAGCCGTAGCCAGCACCTATTGGCAAGCGATCATCGGCGATCTGCAAACTGAGCAGCGAATATTATTGGTAGCGTTGCAAGATGATCAGATCGTCGGCAGCGTCCAGCTTGATCTGCCTAGTAAAGCCAACGCCAGCCATCGCGCCGAAGTGCAAAAATTATTGGTGGATTCGCAATTTCAACGCCGTGGCATCGCCCAACAATTAATGCACCAGCTTGAGCAGCAAGCCCAAGCCCAAGGCCGTTGGCTCTTAGTGCTTGATACGCGTCAAGGCGATAAGGCCGAGTCGCTCTATCGCAAATTGGGCTATCAGGCGGCGGGAGCAATTCCCAATTTTGCCCAAGCTGCCGATGGGGCAACCCACACCACAATCTTTTTCTATCGCGAGTTGGAACACTCAGTTTAA
- a CDS encoding glycerophosphodiester phosphodiesterase family protein, with amino-acid sequence MLQPFGARKGPFVIGHRGAAGYAPENTMAAFQRGLALRADAVELDVNLSKDGELMVIHDPTLNRTTNGSGLVCHHTAAEIQALDAGSWFDPSFSDCRVPTLREVLQWAKDRTKVVIELKNGPIFYPDIEVALVRLLDELNVRDQVMAISFDHVVLGQLKAIAPDVATGVIYASRVPDAPAMAKLVNADLVMPYWAMLTREEVEACHAADLFVSPWGGPEQDYQHILSLGVDAVGADYPDRPRQFMAD; translated from the coding sequence GTGTTACAGCCGTTTGGCGCACGCAAAGGGCCATTTGTAATTGGGCATCGCGGAGCAGCAGGCTATGCTCCTGAAAATACCATGGCTGCTTTTCAACGTGGCTTGGCTTTACGCGCCGATGCCGTGGAGTTAGATGTTAATTTGAGCAAAGATGGTGAGTTGATGGTGATCCATGATCCAACTCTCAATCGCACTACCAACGGCTCAGGCTTAGTTTGTCACCATACCGCTGCCGAAATTCAGGCGCTTGATGCTGGCTCATGGTTTGATCCATCGTTCAGCGATTGCCGCGTGCCAACTTTGCGCGAGGTTTTGCAATGGGCCAAAGATCGTACCAAGGTGGTGATTGAATTAAAAAATGGCCCGATTTTCTACCCTGATATTGAAGTAGCTTTGGTACGTTTGCTCGATGAATTGAATGTGCGCGATCAAGTCATGGCGATTTCGTTTGATCATGTGGTGTTGGGTCAACTCAAAGCAATTGCTCCTGATGTAGCAACTGGGGTGATTTATGCCTCGCGCGTGCCCGATGCTCCTGCCATGGCCAAATTGGTGAATGCTGATTTAGTGATGCCATACTGGGCGATGCTAACCCGCGAGGAAGTTGAAGCCTGCCATGCTGCCGATTTGTTCGTTAGCCCGTGGGGCGGCCCCGAGCAAGATTATCAACATATTTTGAGCTTGGGGGTTGATGCGGTTGGCGCTGACTATCCCGACCGTCCACGCCAATTTATGGCTGATTAA
- a CDS encoding serine protease, giving the protein MHLSVRRYARVAVVLSVLGLSLAQGDVTLAKKEVEVTVDPHTIVASDGKPVDVITDGIVYDQFGAYIAGNAGTGVLAEDDRAEAVDPNALPATQSGNQEGLNSVIGADNRVRITATTSDPYRRIGQITFSSGGGNYICTGWLISANTVATAGHCLWSNNAWVTNVKFYPGRNGTSNPYGGCNATKLFTVSQWQTSGSPNYDYGAFKINCSVGNQTGWFGLRAPSSTGLVGQVTNIAGYPGDKASGTMWFHADTVRSYTSLRLSYANDTYGGQSGSPIWNSSGSCTNCSIGVHTNGGTSTNSGTRITSTVLSNFNTWINTAP; this is encoded by the coding sequence ATGCATCTATCTGTTCGGCGGTACGCACGGGTCGCGGTGGTTTTGAGCGTTTTAGGCTTGAGCTTGGCCCAAGGCGATGTGACCTTGGCCAAGAAAGAAGTCGAAGTTACGGTTGACCCACATACTATCGTGGCCAGTGATGGGAAGCCTGTAGACGTTATTACTGATGGCATTGTTTATGATCAATTTGGGGCGTATATCGCTGGAAACGCAGGAACTGGTGTTTTAGCCGAAGATGATCGGGCCGAGGCAGTTGACCCCAACGCTTTGCCTGCAACCCAAAGTGGCAACCAAGAAGGCTTAAATTCGGTTATTGGTGCTGATAATCGGGTACGAATCACCGCAACGACCTCAGACCCCTATCGCCGGATTGGCCAAATTACCTTTAGCAGCGGCGGCGGCAACTATATTTGTACTGGTTGGTTGATCAGCGCTAACACCGTGGCAACTGCTGGCCACTGTCTTTGGAGCAACAACGCTTGGGTTACCAACGTTAAGTTCTACCCAGGCCGCAATGGCACATCCAACCCCTATGGCGGCTGTAATGCCACCAAACTCTTTACAGTTTCACAATGGCAAACCAGCGGTAGCCCAAACTACGACTATGGTGCATTCAAAATCAATTGTAGCGTTGGCAACCAAACTGGCTGGTTCGGCTTACGCGCCCCCAGCAGCACAGGTTTAGTTGGCCAAGTAACCAACATTGCTGGCTACCCAGGCGATAAAGCTTCAGGCACGATGTGGTTCCACGCCGATACCGTGCGCAGCTACACCAGCCTACGCCTCTCGTATGCCAACGACACCTATGGCGGCCAAAGTGGCTCACCAATTTGGAACAGCAGTGGCAGTTGCACCAACTGTTCGATTGGCGTGCACACCAACGGCGGCACTAGCACCAACTCTGGTACACGGATCACCTCAACCGTTTTGAGCAATTTCAACACCTGGATCAATACCGCGCCATAA